The Streptomyces achromogenes genome window below encodes:
- the rsmA gene encoding 16S rRNA (adenine(1518)-N(6)/adenine(1519)-N(6))-dimethyltransferase RsmA — MSSSPPSDALLGPADIRELAAVLGVRPTKQRGQNFVIDANTVRRIVRTAGVRPDDVVVEVGPGLGSLTLALLEVADRVTAVEIDDVLAGALPATITARMPQRAERFALVHSDAMHVTGLPGPAPTALVANLPYNVAVPVLLHMLETFPSIERTLVMVQSEVADRLAAGPGSKVYGVPSVKANWYADVKRAGAIGRNVFWPAPNVDSGLVSLVRRSEPVVTTASRREVFAVVDAAFAQRRKTLRAALAGWAGSAAAAERALVAAGVSPQARGEALGVEEFARIAEHRQQAPA, encoded by the coding sequence GTGAGCAGCAGCCCCCCTTCCGACGCCCTTCTGGGCCCCGCCGACATCCGTGAGCTGGCGGCCGTCCTCGGCGTGCGGCCCACCAAGCAGCGCGGCCAGAACTTCGTGATCGACGCGAACACCGTCCGCCGGATCGTGCGCACCGCGGGTGTCCGGCCCGACGACGTGGTCGTCGAGGTGGGTCCCGGGCTCGGCTCCCTCACCCTCGCGTTGCTGGAGGTCGCCGACCGGGTCACGGCCGTCGAGATCGACGACGTCCTGGCCGGCGCGCTGCCCGCGACGATCACCGCCCGCATGCCGCAGCGCGCGGAGCGGTTCGCGCTGGTGCACTCCGACGCGATGCACGTGACCGGGCTGCCGGGCCCCGCCCCCACCGCGCTCGTCGCGAACCTGCCGTACAACGTCGCCGTGCCCGTGCTGCTGCACATGCTGGAGACGTTCCCGAGCATCGAACGCACCCTGGTCATGGTCCAGTCGGAGGTCGCCGACCGGCTCGCCGCGGGCCCCGGCTCGAAGGTGTACGGCGTGCCGTCCGTGAAGGCGAACTGGTACGCCGACGTCAAGCGGGCCGGCGCCATCGGCCGCAACGTCTTCTGGCCGGCGCCGAACGTGGACAGCGGGCTGGTCTCGCTGGTGCGGCGGTCCGAGCCGGTCGTGACCACGGCGTCCCGGCGCGAGGTCTTCGCCGTCGTCGACGCGGCCTTCGCCCAGCGCCGCAAGACCCTGCGGGCCGCGCTCGCGGGCTGGGCGGGGTCGGCGGCCGCCGCCGAGAGGGCCCTGGTCGCCGCCGGGGTGTCCCCGCAGGCGCGCGGCGAGGCCCTCGGTGTCGAGGAGTTCGCC
- a CDS encoding resuscitation-promoting factor: MSNSQYLEYGPYGGGTQVDLHDAETVAYGVYAAPGTYDDTYRPSYEEYATHDAHDAYEAEPAAAGPARTLQLTEPVLPLPGPPLPAQARGVGRRAERRRRARDAERPESAMRRLLPQALVVAFLAGGTTAFVADDKAVELTVDGKPRTLHTFADDVGELLADEGVRVGEHDVVAPAAGTDLASGDEITVHYGRPVRLTLDGQRHEWWTTAHTVEEALRQLGVRAEGAYMSVSRSQRIGRAGLALDVRTERSVTVMADGRARTIRTNAATVREAVAAAGITLRGEDTTSVEPGSFPRDGQTVTVLRITGSQEVREEQIPFAVRRSEDPSLFKGTEVVERAGQPGLRRITYALRSVNGVRQKPRRIREETVREPREQRVRVGTKPLPSSVRGADGLDWRSLAACESGGRPGAVDASGTYGGLYQFDTRTWQSLGGSGRPQDASAAEQTLRAKKLYVRRGASPWPHCGRRLHG; this comes from the coding sequence GTGAGCAACTCGCAGTACCTCGAGTACGGGCCGTACGGCGGCGGGACGCAGGTCGACCTGCACGACGCCGAGACGGTCGCGTACGGCGTGTACGCGGCGCCCGGGACGTACGACGACACGTACCGCCCCTCCTACGAGGAGTACGCGACGCACGACGCGCACGACGCGTACGAAGCGGAGCCGGCCGCGGCCGGGCCCGCGCGGACGCTGCAGCTGACCGAGCCGGTGCTTCCCCTCCCCGGACCGCCGCTGCCGGCGCAGGCGCGGGGCGTGGGGCGGCGGGCCGAGCGCCGGCGCCGGGCGCGTGACGCCGAGCGCCCGGAGTCCGCGATGCGCCGGCTGCTTCCGCAGGCCCTCGTCGTGGCGTTCCTGGCGGGCGGCACCACCGCGTTCGTCGCCGACGACAAGGCGGTGGAGCTGACCGTCGACGGCAAGCCGCGCACCCTGCACACCTTCGCCGACGACGTGGGCGAACTCCTCGCGGACGAGGGCGTGCGGGTCGGCGAGCACGACGTGGTCGCACCCGCCGCGGGCACGGATCTCGCGAGCGGCGACGAGATCACCGTGCACTACGGGCGGCCCGTCCGGCTCACCCTGGACGGGCAGCGCCACGAGTGGTGGACGACCGCGCACACGGTGGAGGAGGCGCTCCGGCAGCTCGGGGTGCGGGCGGAGGGCGCGTACATGTCCGTGTCGCGCTCGCAGCGCATCGGACGCGCCGGGCTGGCGCTGGACGTGCGCACCGAGCGTTCCGTCACCGTCATGGCCGACGGCCGGGCCCGCACCATCCGCACCAACGCGGCGACCGTGCGCGAGGCGGTCGCGGCGGCCGGGATCACCCTGCGCGGCGAGGACACCACCTCCGTCGAGCCCGGCAGTTTCCCGCGCGACGGCCAGACGGTCACCGTGCTGCGGATCACCGGCTCCCAGGAGGTCCGCGAGGAGCAGATCCCGTTCGCCGTGCGCCGCAGCGAGGACCCCTCGCTGTTCAAGGGCACGGAGGTGGTGGAGCGGGCCGGACAGCCCGGACTGCGGCGCATCACCTACGCCCTGCGCTCCGTCAACGGCGTGCGGCAGAAGCCCCGGCGGATCCGCGAGGAGACCGTGCGCGAGCCGCGCGAGCAGCGGGTGAGGGTCGGGACGAAGCCGCTGCCGTCGTCGGTGCGGGGAGCGGACGGCCTGGACTGGCGCAGCCTCGCGGCCTGCGAGTCGGGCGGCCGGCCCGGCGCCGTCGACGCGTCGGGCACCTACGGCGGCCTCTACCAGTTCGACACCCGCACCTGGCAGAGTCTCGGCGGCAGCGGACGGCCGCAGGACGCCTCGGCGGCGGAGCAGACGCTCCGCGCGAAGAAGCTGTACGTGCGACGCGGCGCGAGCCCCTGGCCGCACTGCGGACGACGCCTGCACGGCTGA
- a CDS encoding TatD family hydrolase produces MSSNAGDRADKSAAPPLPAPLGVPVADSHTHLDMQSDTVAEALAKAASVGVTTVVQVGCDVRGSRWAAETAAAHDSVHAAVALHPNEAPRIVHGDPGGASQPPRAGGGRSRHGARTAGGTAALDEALAEIDRLAALPHVKGVGETGLDFFRTGPEGREAQESSFRAHIEMAKRHGKALVIHDRDAHADVLRVLKEEGAPERTVFHCYSGDAEMAGICARAGYFMSFAGNVTFKNAQNLRDAVAVAPAELLLVETDAPFLTPAPYRGRPNAPFLIPVTVRALAAVRGVDEDVLAAALAANTARAFGY; encoded by the coding sequence ATGTCTTCGAACGCCGGCGACCGCGCCGACAAGAGTGCCGCGCCGCCGCTTCCGGCCCCCCTCGGGGTGCCGGTCGCGGACTCCCACACCCACCTCGACATGCAGTCGGACACGGTGGCGGAGGCCCTCGCCAAAGCCGCGTCGGTCGGCGTGACCACGGTCGTCCAGGTCGGCTGCGACGTCCGGGGCTCGCGGTGGGCGGCCGAGACGGCGGCGGCGCACGACAGCGTGCACGCTGCCGTCGCCCTGCACCCGAACGAGGCGCCGCGGATCGTGCACGGAGACCCCGGGGGCGCCTCCCAGCCCCCGAGGGCCGGGGGAGGTCGGTCCCGGCACGGTGCGCGGACGGCGGGCGGCACCGCGGCGCTCGACGAGGCGCTCGCCGAGATCGACCGCCTCGCCGCGCTCCCGCACGTCAAGGGCGTCGGCGAGACGGGTCTCGACTTCTTCCGCACCGGCCCCGAGGGCAGGGAAGCCCAGGAGAGCTCCTTCCGCGCCCACATCGAGATGGCCAAACGGCACGGCAAGGCCCTGGTCATCCACGACCGCGACGCGCACGCCGACGTGCTGCGCGTCCTGAAGGAGGAGGGCGCCCCCGAGCGCACCGTCTTCCACTGCTACTCCGGCGACGCCGAGATGGCCGGGATCTGCGCCCGCGCCGGCTACTTCATGTCCTTCGCCGGCAACGTCACCTTCAAGAACGCCCAGAACCTCCGGGACGCCGTCGCCGTGGCCCCCGCGGAGCTGCTCCTGGTGGAGACCGACGCCCCGTTCCTCACCCCGGCGCCCTACCGAGGACGGCCCAACGCCCCCTTCCTGATCCCCGTCACCGTGCGCGCCCTGGCCGCCGTGCGGGGCGTCGACGAGGACGTCCTGGCCGCCGCTCTCGCCGCCAACACGGCACGCGCGTTCGGGTACTGA
- the rsmI gene encoding 16S rRNA (cytidine(1402)-2'-O)-methyltransferase has product MTATPRTAPGVLVLAGTPIGDVADAPPRLAEELTVADVIAAEDTRRLRRLTQALGVTPKGRVVSYFEGNESARTPELVEELVGGARVLLVTDAGMPSVSDPGYRLVAAAVEKDVRVTAVPGPSAVLTALALSGLPVDRFCFEGFLPRKAGERLSRLRDVADERRTLVYFEAPHRLDDTLAAMAEVFGADRRAAVCRELTKTYEEVKRGPLGELAEWAAEGVRGEITVVVTGAPQRGPEELDATELVRRVRVREEAGERRKEAIAAVAAEAGLPKREVFDAVVAAKNSGAL; this is encoded by the coding sequence GTGACAGCTACGCCCCGAACCGCCCCCGGAGTCCTCGTCCTCGCCGGCACGCCCATCGGCGACGTCGCGGACGCCCCGCCGCGTCTCGCCGAGGAACTGACGGTCGCCGACGTCATCGCCGCCGAGGACACCCGCCGACTGCGCCGGCTGACCCAGGCCCTGGGCGTGACGCCCAAGGGGCGGGTGGTGTCCTACTTCGAGGGCAACGAGTCCGCCCGCACACCCGAGCTGGTCGAGGAACTCGTCGGCGGCGCACGGGTGCTGCTGGTCACCGACGCCGGCATGCCCTCGGTCTCCGACCCCGGCTACCGGCTGGTCGCCGCCGCAGTGGAGAAGGACGTCCGCGTCACCGCCGTCCCCGGCCCGTCCGCGGTGCTCACCGCGCTGGCCCTGTCCGGGCTGCCCGTCGACCGGTTCTGCTTCGAGGGGTTCCTGCCGCGCAAAGCGGGCGAACGGCTGTCGCGGCTGCGCGACGTCGCCGACGAGCGCCGCACCCTCGTCTACTTCGAGGCCCCCCACCGGCTCGACGACACCCTCGCCGCGATGGCCGAGGTGTTCGGCGCGGACCGGCGGGCCGCCGTCTGCCGCGAACTCACCAAGACCTACGAAGAGGTGAAGCGAGGCCCGCTCGGCGAACTGGCGGAGTGGGCGGCCGAGGGCGTGCGGGGCGAGATCACCGTCGTCGTCACCGGCGCGCCGCAGCGCGGGCCCGAGGAACTCGACGCGACGGAACTGGTGCGGCGCGTGCGGGTGCGCGAGGAGGCGGGCGAACGCCGCAAGGAGGCCATCGCGGCCGTCGCGGCGGAGGCCGGGCTGCCCAAGCGCGAGGTGTTCGACGCGGTGGTGGCGGCCAAGAACTCCGGTGCGCTCTGA
- a CDS encoding dolichyl-phosphate-mannose--protein mannosyltransferase produces the protein MTSTASSMDSTDYRQGPAPHDRRPSWQQRLRRFGYPAQSSADVRERLLPPFAQPSPRLWQALGVPYGWADRIVRWSSWLGPLLVTLLAGVLRFWHLGSPRAVIFDETYYAKDAWALVHRGFEVNWDKNANDAILSSGGHVPIPGDAAYVVHPPVGKYVIGLGELLFGFDPFGWRFMTAVLGTLSVLMLCRIGRRLFRSTFLGCLAGALMAVDGLHFVMSRAALLDGVLMFFVLAAFGCLVADRDWARARLAAALEPDADGRCRPDAHLAETTRVGWRPWRWGAGLMLGLAIGTKWNGLYIMVAFCLMAVLWDVGSRKVAGARRPYLAVLKRDTGLAFLATVPVALVTYLLSWTGWILSATDGKGGYYRSWAATDGKGGSWTWLFPDWWRSLWHYEHEVYEFHTHLTSPHTYQSNPWSWLVLGRPVSYFYESPAPGADGCPTDAGEKCAREVLAIGTPLLWWAACFAVLFVLWRWLFRRDWRAGAIVCAVAAGYLPWFMYQERTIFLFYAVVFLPFLCLAVAMMIGALVGPPGSSDTRRVAGATGAGVLVLLITWNFIYFFPLYTGQAIPIDDWRSRMWLDTWV, from the coding sequence GTGACCAGTACCGCGTCCTCCATGGACTCCACGGACTACCGGCAGGGCCCGGCGCCGCACGACCGGCGGCCGTCGTGGCAGCAGCGGCTGCGCCGTTTCGGCTACCCGGCGCAGTCCTCCGCCGACGTCCGGGAGCGTCTGCTGCCGCCGTTCGCGCAGCCCAGCCCGCGGCTGTGGCAGGCGCTCGGCGTCCCGTACGGGTGGGCGGACCGGATCGTCCGCTGGTCGTCCTGGCTCGGTCCGCTGCTGGTCACGCTGCTGGCGGGTGTGCTGCGGTTCTGGCATCTGGGCAGCCCCAGGGCGGTGATATTCGACGAGACGTACTACGCGAAGGACGCGTGGGCGCTCGTCCACCGCGGGTTCGAGGTCAACTGGGACAAGAACGCCAACGACGCCATCCTCTCCTCGGGCGGCCATGTCCCGATCCCGGGGGACGCGGCGTACGTCGTGCATCCGCCGGTCGGCAAGTACGTGATCGGGCTGGGCGAACTGCTCTTCGGGTTCGACCCGTTCGGCTGGCGGTTCATGACGGCGGTGCTCGGCACGCTCAGCGTGCTGATGCTGTGCCGGATCGGCCGCCGTCTCTTCCGCTCCACGTTCCTCGGCTGCCTCGCGGGCGCGCTGATGGCGGTCGACGGCCTGCACTTCGTGATGAGCCGGGCGGCCCTGCTCGACGGGGTGCTGATGTTCTTCGTGCTGGCGGCGTTCGGCTGTCTGGTGGCCGACCGGGACTGGGCCCGCGCGCGACTCGCCGCGGCGCTCGAGCCGGACGCCGACGGCCGCTGCCGTCCCGACGCGCACCTCGCGGAGACGACCCGCGTCGGGTGGCGCCCCTGGCGCTGGGGGGCGGGCCTGATGCTGGGCCTGGCCATCGGCACGAAGTGGAACGGCCTGTACATCATGGTGGCGTTCTGCCTGATGGCGGTGTTGTGGGACGTCGGCTCGCGCAAGGTGGCGGGCGCCCGGCGTCCGTACCTGGCGGTGCTGAAGCGGGACACGGGCCTGGCGTTCCTGGCGACGGTGCCGGTCGCGCTGGTCACGTACCTGCTGTCGTGGACGGGCTGGATCCTGTCCGCCACGGACGGCAAGGGCGGCTACTACCGCAGCTGGGCGGCGACCGACGGCAAGGGCGGCAGCTGGACCTGGCTGTTCCCCGACTGGTGGCGCAGCCTGTGGCACTACGAGCACGAGGTGTACGAGTTCCACACCCACCTCACGTCGCCGCACACGTACCAGTCGAACCCGTGGAGCTGGCTCGTCCTCGGCCGGCCGGTCTCCTACTTCTACGAGTCCCCGGCGCCCGGCGCGGACGGCTGTCCGACGGACGCGGGCGAGAAGTGCGCGCGCGAGGTGCTGGCGATCGGCACCCCGCTGCTGTGGTGGGCGGCCTGCTTCGCGGTGCTGTTCGTGCTGTGGCGCTGGCTGTTCCGCCGTGACTGGCGTGCGGGCGCGATCGTCTGCGCCGTCGCGGCCGGCTACCTGCCGTGGTTCATGTACCAGGAACGCACGATCTTCCTGTTCTACGCCGTCGTGTTCCTGCCTTTCCTGTGTCTGGCCGTGGCCATGATGATCGGGGCCCTCGTCGGTCCCCCGGGATCCAGCGACACCCGTCGGGTCGCGGGCGCCACGGGCGCGGGCGTCCTGGTCCTCCTGATCACCTGGAACTTCATCTACTTCTTCCCCCTGTACACCGGCCAGGCCATCCCGATCGACGACTGGCGTTCACGGATGTGGCTGGACACGTGGGTCTAA